One segment of Methanoculleus taiwanensis DNA contains the following:
- a CDS encoding helix-turn-helix domain-containing protein has product MSVIQHAYTLLHAEKPGNEGAELVRCHPPSVFNSRKTFVTHGLDAALHRKIRDETLIPRKLDGAGEACHIQIACSEPPEGRSRWTLQLLADRLMELQVADAISIKTMERTLKNELHLHTKKQGVIPPHENGNFVAATEYVLAVYQRPFDPEHPVICMDEQPIQPHAEVREPIPTQLGRPERHEYERTGLSAGSCSPSCWGSSGGTPSRKPELRRIGLIRCNTFSPWTIPTQRR; this is encoded by the coding sequence GTGTCCGTAATCCAGCATGCCTACACCCTGCTTCATGCCGAAAAACCCGGCAATGAGGGTGCCGAGCTCGTCCGATGCCATCCGCCGTCCGTTTTCAATAGCCGGAAAACGTTTGTCACCCATGGTCTTGACGCGGCGCTACACCGGAAGATCCGTGATGAAACCCTGATTCCCCGGAAACTGGACGGTGCCGGCGAAGCATGCCATATCCAGATCGCCTGCAGCGAACCGCCGGAAGGTCGTTCCCGCTGGACGTTGCAGTTGCTCGCCGATCGCCTCATGGAACTGCAGGTTGCTGACGCCATCTCAATCAAGACCATGGAACGGACACTGAAAAACGAGCTCCATCTGCATACAAAAAAGCAGGGGGTCATCCCGCCACACGAAAACGGAAACTTTGTCGCCGCGACGGAATATGTGCTGGCGGTCTACCAGCGACCTTTTGATCCGGAACACCCCGTTATCTGCATGGACGAACAGCCGATACAACCGCATGCCGAGGTCCGGGAGCCGATTCCAACACAGCTCGGCCGTCCGGAAAGGCACGAGTACGAGAGAACGGGGTTGTCTGCGGGTTCATGTTCACCGAGCTGCTGGGGCAGTAGCGGCGGAACACCCTCTCGGAAACCCGAACTAAGAAGGATTGGGCTCATCAGGTGCAACACCTTCTCGCCGTGGACTATCCCAACGCAAAGAAGGTGA
- a CDS encoding IS5 family transposase — protein sequence MFHRYQGYPSQKGGSTGYDGYKKVNGSKLSALVDRHGLPLACTVSPANVHDSRLYEPTLEAFAIPDVQDHSSIISADAAYDSREIRQYNRKRRIKSNIPVNQRSRTHPKRGRPFWFDPEPYKKRSAIERFFSWIEAFKKITPRFERYEHSFLGLIHLACTIMRWKILG from the coding sequence TTGTTCCACCGATACCAAGGATATCCCAGCCAAAAAGGGGGATCAACCGGTTATGATGGCTATAAAAAGGTAAACGGGAGTAAGCTGAGTGCCCTGGTCGATCGGCATGGTCTCCCGCTTGCCTGTACGGTTTCCCCGGCAAATGTCCATGATTCCCGGCTTTATGAACCAACACTCGAAGCATTTGCAATTCCGGATGTTCAGGATCACTCCTCGATAATCTCCGCAGATGCAGCCTACGATTCACGGGAGATTCGCCAGTACAACCGGAAGAGAAGAATTAAAAGTAATATCCCGGTTAACCAGAGATCCCGGACACACCCGAAGCGAGGAAGGCCATTCTGGTTCGATCCGGAACCCTATAAGAAGCGCAGTGCCATTGAACGGTTCTTCAGCTGGATAGAGGCGTTCAAGAAGATTACTCCCCGGTTTGAACGCTATGAGCACTCATTTCTTGGGTTGATACACTTGGCATGCACCATCATGAGATGGAAAATTTTGGGATGA
- a CDS encoding transposase gives MGRPRRDPRGLINGILYVLTTGCTWHDVPEKYGTKSTVPRYHLELCEKRVYQAIFLNLLQSGYEIRKVDLTHCSTDTKDIPAKKGDQPVMMAIKR, from the coding sequence ATCGGCCGACCGCGGCGTGACCCCCGCGGGCTGATCAACGGTATCCTGTACGTCCTGACCACCGGCTGCACCTGGCACGACGTACCGGAGAAATACGGCACAAAATCGACGGTTCCCCGATATCACCTCGAACTCTGCGAGAAGAGGGTGTACCAGGCGATCTTCCTCAACCTTCTCCAATCGGGGTATGAGATCCGGAAAGTCGATCTCACGCATTGTTCCACCGATACCAAGGATATCCCAGCCAAAAAGGGGGATCAACCGGTTATGATGGCTATAAAAAGGTAA
- a CDS encoding archaellin/type IV pilin N-terminal domain-containing protein → MKNDEGFTGLEAAIVLIAFVVVAAVFSYVVLGAGFFTTQKSQEVVHTGVDQASSSMEIIGNTYGIRSAAVQYLQYVKFTIGNTAGGTGLDISKMTVSYSDDTARDADADYQTDSGYDLTDKLYTASATANMQWGVISKINADDDSLLEPGEQFIIGVSVPTSTTVNKPFSINLQPAVGAVFQIKKSVPAYVDKINILY, encoded by the coding sequence ATGAAGAACGATGAAGGTTTTACTGGCCTTGAGGCTGCGATCGTGCTGATCGCATTCGTCGTCGTTGCGGCGGTGTTCTCGTATGTGGTGCTGGGTGCTGGGTTCTTCACGACCCAGAAGAGCCAGGAGGTCGTCCACACCGGTGTCGATCAGGCGAGTTCCAGCATGGAGATCATAGGTAACACTTATGGCATCAGATCTGCTGCTGTTCAGTATCTCCAATATGTCAAGTTTACGATCGGAAACACCGCTGGCGGTACTGGGCTTGATATCTCAAAGATGACTGTATCTTATAGCGATGATACTGCCCGAGATGCGGATGCGGACTATCAGACTGACAGCGGTTATGACCTGACGGACAAGTTATACACCGCATCTGCTACAGCAAACATGCAGTGGGGAGTAATTAGTAAGATCAATGCTGATGACGACTCCCTTCTTGAGCCTGGTGAGCAGTTTATCATAGGCGTATCCGTTCCCACATCCACGACTGTGAACAAACCGTTCTCTATCAACCTACAGCCTGCTGTAGGGGCGGTTTTCCAGATTAAGAAATCCGTCCCGGCATATGTGGACAAGATAAACATCCTTTACTAA
- a CDS encoding archaellin/type IV pilin N-terminal domain-containing protein, whose amino-acid sequence MSKIVRNEDAFTGLEAAIVLIAFVVVAAVFSYVVLGAGFFTTQKSQEVVHTGVDQASSSLELSGPVTVLASGTDTVEEVYFFLQVAAGGTALDMSKVTYTVSTAGKQYTYVDADSDDAGSIDTVTRAYVGPEHDTDDLLESLEMVQITVATAGAGGQFIGTDKIDVNDKFTIEVKPDKGAALPIERTAPAAMTDNNYYEVY is encoded by the coding sequence ATGAGTAAAATCGTTCGAAATGAGGATGCATTCACCGGCCTTGAGGCGGCGATCGTCTTGATCGCGTTCGTCGTCGTCGCGGCGGTGTTTTCGTATGTGGTGCTGGGCGCCGGGTTCTTCACGACTCAGAAGAGCCAGGAAGTCGTCCACACCGGTGTCGATCAGGCGAGTTCTAGCTTAGAATTATCAGGGCCGGTTACAGTGCTGGCTTCGGGTACAGACACCGTTGAGGAGGTCTACTTCTTCTTGCAGGTGGCTGCTGGTGGAACTGCTCTTGACATGAGCAAAGTCACTTATACGGTGTCGACGGCTGGTAAACAGTATACCTATGTGGATGCAGACTCTGATGACGCGGGTTCCATTGATACCGTCACTCGCGCTTATGTCGGTCCAGAGCATGATACAGATGATCTTCTGGAGAGCCTTGAGATGGTTCAGATCACCGTTGCCACTGCTGGTGCCGGGGGTCAGTTCATAGGTACTGACAAGATTGATGTGAATGATAAATTTACCATTGAGGTAAAGCCGGACAAGGGTGCAGCTCTGCCGATTGAACGAACGGCCCCTGCTGCAATGACCGATAACAACTACTATGAGGTCTATTGA
- the speB gene encoding agmatinase, giving the protein MDLDQFTRSHFADASAAYEDAAYVIFGVPYDGTTSFRPGTRFGPRAIRELSFNFESYEPAAGIDLADVPLADIGDIEPARLPDLVALQVREVVADLARDGKFPILLGGEHTVTIGAVEALAPDCFVVCDAHLDLRDELYETPYSHGCVSRRVYDAGVTNIFIIGARSGCAEQYAFAGRVTLYTADEVRGRGITAILREIVAATAGKRTYLSIDADAVDCCETPGVGTPEPFGISTYDLREVVRTLAPQVVGFDYVEVCPIDAGQTAAVAAKLIREFIALRWKKEVVGGDQT; this is encoded by the coding sequence ATGGATCTCGATCAGTTCACCCGGTCTCATTTTGCCGATGCCTCCGCAGCGTACGAGGACGCGGCCTACGTCATCTTCGGCGTGCCCTACGACGGCACGACCTCGTTTCGCCCCGGCACCCGGTTCGGGCCGCGTGCCATTCGTGAGCTCTCGTTCAACTTCGAGTCGTACGAACCCGCCGCCGGGATAGACCTTGCAGACGTTCCCCTCGCCGATATCGGTGATATCGAACCCGCCCGCCTGCCCGACCTGGTTGCCCTGCAGGTCCGCGAGGTCGTCGCCGATCTCGCCCGCGACGGGAAGTTCCCGATCCTGCTCGGCGGGGAGCATACGGTGACGATCGGTGCGGTCGAGGCACTGGCTCCCGACTGCTTCGTCGTCTGCGACGCCCACCTCGACCTCCGGGACGAGCTCTACGAGACGCCCTACAGCCACGGCTGCGTGTCGCGGCGGGTCTACGACGCCGGTGTTACGAATATCTTCATCATCGGCGCCCGGAGCGGGTGTGCCGAGCAGTACGCGTTCGCCGGCCGGGTGACGCTGTATACGGCCGACGAGGTTCGGGGGCGGGGCATCACGGCGATTCTCCGGGAGATCGTTGCCGCGACCGCGGGGAAGCGGACCTACCTCTCGATCGATGCCGACGCCGTCGACTGCTGCGAGACACCCGGCGTCGGGACGCCGGAGCCGTTCGGGATCAGCACCTACGACCTCCGGGAGGTGGTGCGGACCCTCGCCCCGCAGGTGGTGGGGTTCGATTACGTCGAGGTCTGCCCGATCGATGCCGGCCAGACGGCGGCGGTGGCGGCGAAGCTGATCCGCGAGTTCATCGCGTTACGGTGGAAAAAAGAGGTTGTTGGCGGGGATCAGACGTAG
- a CDS encoding translation initiation factor IF-5A: MKEQTEVGKLKEGRYVVVEDEPCKILSIATSKPGKHGAAKSRVDCVGIFDGVKRSIVQPVSAKTYVPIVERKSAQVISVAGNTVQFMDVKDFEMFEMNVSDEQLAGLEAGKEVPYIASMNKKKLE; this comes from the coding sequence ATGAAGGAACAGACTGAAGTTGGTAAGCTGAAAGAAGGGCGTTACGTCGTCGTCGAAGATGAACCCTGCAAGATCCTCTCCATTGCAACCTCAAAGCCGGGCAAGCACGGAGCGGCGAAGTCCCGTGTCGACTGTGTCGGGATCTTCGACGGGGTCAAGCGATCTATCGTCCAGCCGGTGTCGGCGAAGACCTATGTACCGATCGTAGAGCGCAAATCCGCCCAGGTCATCTCGGTGGCAGGCAACACCGTTCAGTTCATGGACGTCAAGGACTTCGAGATGTTCGAGATGAACGTCTCGGACGAGCAGCTCGCCGGGCTCGAGGCAGGGAAGGAAGTCCCCTATATCGCCTCGATGAACAAGAAGAAACTCGAGTGA
- a CDS encoding bifunctional fructose-bisphosphatase/inositol-phosphate phosphatase, which translates to MVFVRACEEMAECVKDAVSDLVGRPEGAEYVKMGADGTPTKKIDQVAEDAVVEYLREKPICRTLISEELGSMDLGGPEGTIFLDPIDGTYNAVQGIPFFALSIGYAIDGTLLKGYVQNLATGETFSAERGCGAYLDGRPLRVSAISLLEESAMSVYGRRFDPAPVLHLGRRLRRWRLFGASALELCYVGAGRIDGFIDFRGTLRVTDAAAGIVVCEEAGGRATDLDGGPVRFGNEVTTGYCLVATNGVLHNKVIEYLR; encoded by the coding sequence ATGGTGTTTGTCCGGGCGTGCGAAGAGATGGCGGAATGCGTCAAAGATGCCGTATCAGACCTTGTAGGAAGGCCGGAAGGCGCCGAGTACGTGAAGATGGGCGCGGACGGAACACCCACCAAGAAGATCGATCAGGTCGCCGAGGACGCCGTCGTCGAGTATCTGCGGGAAAAACCGATCTGCAGGACCCTGATCAGCGAGGAACTCGGGAGCATGGATCTCGGCGGCCCGGAAGGGACGATCTTCCTCGACCCCATCGACGGCACCTACAACGCCGTCCAGGGGATCCCCTTCTTCGCCCTCTCGATCGGGTACGCCATAGACGGCACGCTCCTGAAAGGCTACGTCCAGAACCTCGCCACCGGGGAGACCTTCTCCGCGGAGCGGGGATGCGGGGCGTACCTCGACGGCCGGCCGCTCCGGGTATCGGCGATCTCTCTCCTCGAGGAGAGCGCCATGAGCGTCTACGGCCGCCGGTTCGACCCGGCACCGGTGCTCCACCTCGGCCGGAGGCTCCGCCGCTGGCGGCTCTTCGGCGCATCGGCTCTCGAACTCTGCTACGTCGGGGCGGGGAGAATCGACGGGTTCATCGACTTCCGGGGCACCCTCCGCGTAACCGATGCGGCGGCGGGGATCGTCGTCTGCGAAGAGGCCGGCGGACGAGCCACCGACCTCGACGGCGGGCCGGTCCGGTTCGGGAATGAGGTCACCACCGGGTACTGCCTCGTCGCCACGAACGGCGTGCTGCACAATAAGGTGATCGAGTACCTGAGGTAG
- a CDS encoding NAD(+)/NADH kinase, with amino-acid sequence MRIVLISRIDDAEALEFTASLAGYLTGLGHAVAFEAGTARSLGKEGIAFEDFSADLAVVVGGDGSVLLTVHRMRRQIPILGINWGEVGFLANLEPEEAEAFFATHTDTFEVEQRMRIALSVGGEEFGTALNEAVIVTERPAKMLRFSVHVDGIAAERFRADGILVSTPTGSTAYAMSAGGPIIDPRIEGFLVIPLAPYMLSSRPHLISSDRALDIQLETEKPAHLVIDGQSTFELEKNTVISVRRAEEPARFVRVGKPFFEKVEYKLRRL; translated from the coding sequence ATGCGGATAGTACTCATCTCACGGATAGACGACGCCGAGGCGCTCGAGTTCACCGCATCCCTCGCCGGATACCTGACGGGGCTCGGCCACGCCGTCGCCTTCGAGGCGGGGACGGCGAGAAGCCTCGGGAAGGAAGGCATAGCCTTCGAGGATTTCTCCGCCGACCTTGCCGTCGTCGTCGGCGGCGACGGATCGGTGCTGCTCACCGTGCACCGGATGCGCCGGCAGATCCCGATCCTCGGGATCAACTGGGGCGAGGTCGGGTTTCTCGCGAACCTCGAGCCGGAAGAGGCGGAGGCCTTCTTCGCCACCCATACGGATACCTTCGAGGTCGAACAGCGGATGCGGATCGCCCTCTCCGTCGGCGGCGAGGAGTTCGGCACTGCCTTGAACGAAGCGGTCATCGTCACCGAACGGCCGGCAAAGATGCTCAGGTTCTCCGTGCACGTCGACGGGATCGCCGCGGAACGGTTCAGAGCCGACGGCATTCTCGTCAGCACGCCGACGGGCTCGACCGCCTATGCCATGAGCGCGGGAGGGCCGATCATCGACCCGCGGATCGAGGGATTCCTCGTTATACCGCTCGCACCCTACATGCTCTCCTCGCGGCCGCACCTGATCAGCAGCGACCGCGCTCTCGATATCCAGCTCGAGACAGAGAAACCCGCCCACCTCGTCATCGACGGCCAGAGCACCTTCGAGCTCGAGAAGAACACGGTCATCTCCGTAAGACGCGCAGAAGAGCCGGCACGATTCGTCAGGGTCGGAAAACCCTTCTTCGAGAAGGTCGAGTACAAACTTCGCCGCCTCTGA
- a CDS encoding DUF169 domain-containing protein yields MEDQMRMKLPYAAIADILKTGLDLKGSPVAVKLAKSPEGIPEGVEPIEETVRHCQMISRARKDGAIFYATADKHTCMGGSWALGLRELTPSLRSGEFYYKLGKFESWAACMRTINAVPHVPENETYATVYAPLEKTPFDPHVVIIVASPRSMLKLAQSAIYKLGGRIQSSMSGIQSVCADATAQPYLTGQANYSLGCDGSRKFSGIEDDEMVMGIPAELLPELAEAVTIVTGAPGSVR; encoded by the coding sequence ATGGAAGACCAGATGCGGATGAAACTCCCCTACGCGGCGATAGCAGATATCCTCAAGACCGGCCTTGACCTCAAGGGTTCGCCGGTCGCGGTGAAACTCGCAAAGAGCCCGGAGGGCATCCCCGAAGGGGTGGAGCCGATCGAGGAGACGGTTCGGCACTGCCAGATGATCAGCAGAGCCCGGAAAGACGGCGCCATCTTCTATGCGACGGCGGATAAGCACACCTGCATGGGCGGCAGCTGGGCGCTCGGCCTCAGAGAACTCACCCCGAGCCTCCGCTCCGGAGAGTTCTACTACAAGCTCGGCAAGTTCGAGAGCTGGGCGGCCTGCATGCGGACGATCAACGCGGTCCCGCACGTGCCCGAGAACGAGACCTACGCCACGGTCTACGCACCCCTCGAGAAGACGCCGTTCGACCCCCACGTCGTGATCATCGTCGCGTCCCCGCGGAGCATGTTAAAGCTCGCCCAGAGTGCAATCTATAAACTCGGCGGACGTATCCAGTCGTCGATGTCGGGTATCCAGTCGGTCTGTGCCGATGCGACGGCGCAGCCGTACCTGACGGGCCAGGCCAACTACTCGCTCGGCTGCGACGGATCGCGGAAGTTCTCCGGGATCGAGGACGACGAGATGGTCATGGGCATCCCGGCCGAGCTCCTCCCCGAGCTTGCAGAGGCCGTGACCATCGTCACCGGCGCACCCGGCTCAGTGCGCTAA
- a CDS encoding amino acid-binding protein, with translation MKLEMKDTPGQLVAALKPISSVGGNIIAVIHQRDPSSTAETLDVQIVLELPEGRLERLLELLREQGVDVVRLGEERLLHQSSLILIGHLMHTDLSDTVDRIDKTGFAEVTEISLVMPAIDQPSSARITVRSVNLDDMKEAIAILRSVAQQKDILMIEPLEEI, from the coding sequence ATGAAACTCGAGATGAAGGATACGCCCGGACAGTTGGTTGCCGCGCTCAAACCGATATCGTCAGTGGGTGGCAACATCATCGCAGTCATTCACCAGCGTGACCCCTCCTCGACGGCGGAGACACTGGACGTCCAGATCGTGCTCGAACTGCCGGAGGGCAGGCTCGAGCGGCTGCTCGAACTCCTCCGGGAACAGGGTGTCGACGTGGTGCGGCTCGGAGAGGAACGGCTTTTGCACCAGAGTTCGCTTATCCTGATAGGTCATCTCATGCACACGGATCTCTCGGATACGGTCGACCGTATCGACAAAACCGGATTTGCGGAGGTCACGGAGATCTCCCTCGTCATGCCCGCGATCGATCAGCCCTCTTCGGCACGGATAACCGTCCGTTCGGTCAATCTCGACGATATGAAAGAGGCAATAGCGATTCTCCGCTCGGTTGCGCAGCAGAAGGACATCCTCATGATCGAACCGCTGGAGGAGATCTGA
- a CDS encoding homoserine dehydrogenase — protein MRIAILGFGSVGRGIARAILQKDLGITVTGLADSKSGLIDPDGIDIEAALARKQETGALGDPAVRPIDVVRDAEYDVLVEVTPTDAVTGEPALTHIRTAIELGRHIVTSNKGPIAVAYADLAAAAEKRGVCLKYEATVCGAIPLIHGIGEGLAGNSVSRLYGIFNGTCNFILTRMSEEGLTYEQALLEARELGYAEADPTYDVKGIDAAIKLVILANTVFQRQSTLQDVDITGIDQLTPEALRLAEEQECTIRLIGEIAPAENILRVSPRILQKSHPLVVEGTLNAVTVETDMAGEITLIGKGAGSIETASAVIGDLIFIRDRYVKGT, from the coding sequence ATGCGGATCGCAATCCTCGGTTTCGGCTCGGTCGGCCGGGGCATCGCCCGGGCGATTCTCCAAAAAGATCTCGGGATCACCGTCACGGGACTCGCCGACTCAAAGAGCGGCCTTATCGACCCGGACGGTATCGATATCGAGGCGGCACTCGCACGAAAGCAGGAGACCGGCGCTCTCGGCGACCCTGCAGTCCGGCCGATCGACGTCGTCAGAGACGCAGAGTACGACGTTCTCGTCGAGGTGACGCCGACAGACGCCGTAACCGGCGAGCCGGCGCTGACGCATATCAGGACCGCGATCGAACTCGGCAGACATATCGTCACGTCGAATAAAGGGCCGATAGCCGTCGCATACGCCGATCTTGCGGCCGCCGCAGAGAAGCGGGGCGTCTGCCTGAAGTACGAAGCGACCGTCTGCGGCGCGATCCCCCTCATCCATGGCATCGGCGAAGGACTCGCCGGGAACAGCGTCTCACGCCTCTACGGCATCTTCAACGGCACCTGCAACTTCATCCTGACCCGGATGTCAGAGGAAGGGCTGACGTACGAGCAAGCGCTCCTCGAGGCGCGCGAGCTCGGCTATGCCGAGGCCGACCCGACCTACGACGTCAAGGGGATCGACGCCGCGATCAAGCTCGTGATCCTCGCAAACACCGTCTTTCAGAGACAGAGCACACTTCAGGATGTCGATATCACCGGTATCGACCAGCTCACCCCCGAAGCGCTCAGGCTTGCAGAGGAGCAGGAGTGCACGATACGGCTGATCGGTGAGATCGCACCGGCAGAGAATATCCTCCGAGTCTCCCCGCGGATCCTCCAGAAGTCCCATCCCCTCGTGGTCGAGGGGACGCTCAACGCCGTGACCGTGGAGACGGACATGGCAGGCGAGATAACGCTCATCGGCAAAGGAGCAGGCTCGATCGAGACGGCAAGCGCCGTCATCGGTGACCTCATCTTCATCCGCGACAGGTATGTCAAGGGTACTTGA
- a CDS encoding helix-turn-helix domain-containing protein, which produces MSRVLERRKQFLRQMRQLTLENGYFTVTDIADVTDVPRSTVQDWINRLVEEGCVVLREEKRGRHPAEYMATSVMPTSTCRRIFTTIDGDCVEIYHECMSGGCAAFCAFHHTRAGGALTRIQRDGTLLRERARLGHQDIVIGLDPNAAVGIAGIQRDGEYIVQHIKCIGGPAYSLTDMISLADGVCEVRVHRTGALVEGDVITRALSYVAIGIDDTDTREEGATFALALALLQHMSRIDGILPIGHRVAMLNPNLEPRTAGNSCSCIELAVEPALLEHIAGTAARFVAGEALSPDWGIAVKEGFIVPKAMREYGRRVRKTVTDRDDAESIAAAHGIRLIGGRGVIGALAAVSLIGLPHTVLLDPGREIGAEGEDAAGTSAGTDEQETLPTQFIL; this is translated from the coding sequence ATGTCAAGGGTACTTGAACGAAGGAAACAGTTCCTGCGGCAGATGCGTCAGCTGACGCTTGAAAACGGCTACTTTACGGTGACGGATATCGCGGACGTAACGGACGTTCCCCGGAGCACCGTCCAGGACTGGATCAACCGCCTCGTGGAAGAGGGGTGCGTAGTTCTTCGCGAAGAGAAACGGGGGCGGCATCCGGCAGAGTACATGGCGACCAGCGTCATGCCGACGAGCACCTGCCGCCGCATCTTCACCACCATCGACGGCGACTGCGTCGAGATCTATCACGAGTGCATGAGCGGCGGATGCGCCGCCTTCTGCGCCTTCCACCACACCCGGGCGGGCGGCGCCCTCACCCGGATTCAGCGGGACGGTACGCTCCTTCGCGAGCGCGCACGCCTCGGCCACCAGGATATCGTCATAGGGCTCGACCCGAACGCCGCGGTCGGCATCGCCGGCATTCAGCGGGACGGGGAGTATATCGTCCAGCACATCAAGTGTATCGGCGGGCCTGCCTACTCCCTGACCGATATGATCTCGCTTGCAGACGGCGTCTGCGAGGTGCGGGTTCACCGCACCGGCGCTCTCGTCGAGGGCGACGTCATCACCCGCGCACTCTCCTATGTAGCCATCGGGATCGACGATACCGATACCCGAGAAGAAGGAGCCACCTTTGCCCTCGCGCTCGCACTGCTCCAGCATATGAGCCGGATCGACGGCATCCTTCCGATCGGGCACCGCGTGGCGATGCTCAACCCGAACCTCGAACCGAGGACGGCGGGCAACTCCTGCAGCTGCATCGAACTCGCGGTCGAGCCCGCCCTGCTCGAGCATATCGCCGGGACGGCGGCCCGCTTCGTCGCGGGCGAAGCGCTCTCTCCTGACTGGGGGATCGCCGTCAAAGAGGGGTTCATCGTCCCGAAGGCCATGCGGGAGTACGGGAGGCGCGTCCGGAAGACCGTCACCGACCGGGACGACGCCGAGTCGATCGCGGCAGCGCACGGCATACGCCTGATCGGCGGACGGGGCGTCATCGGAGCGCTTGCCGCGGTCTCCCTCATCGGGCTTCCGCATACCGTTCTCCTCGACCCGGGGCGGGAGATCGGTGCGGAGGGGGAGGACGCGGCAGGGACGTCCGCCGGAACCGACGAACAGGAGACGCTACCAACACAGTTTATATTGTAG